The Mucilaginibacter yixingensis genome window below encodes:
- a CDS encoding efflux RND transporter permease subunit: MDKLIKNIIHFSLRHRYFVFFLTGIMVLLGIWSYSNTPIETFPDVTNTQIIIIAQWPGRSAEEVEKFITIPIETVLNSVQKKSNLRTTSAFGLSYTRIIFDDDVDDAFARQQVLSRLANADLPDGVKPEIEPPYGPTGEIYRYTLKSKTASLHELTAIQDWVLDRQFKAVPGVADVNSFGGEEKSYEVSVNPALLRKYELTSLDVFNALNRSNINVGGDVIEKNDQAYVVRGIGVINNVDELKNVIIKNVNNVPILAKDVADVHEAGLPRLGQVSRDKKKDVIEGIIVMRKGENPAEVLDRVRAKVKDLNDNILPKDVKIDTFYDRTNLMDFCTETVIHNLCEGIILVTVIVFLFMADWRTTVTVAIIIPLSLLFAFICMRIKGMSANLLSMGAVDFGIIIDGAVVMVEGIFVALDHRAREVGMEKFNKLAKLGLFKNVGTEMGKAIFFSKLIILTCLMPIFAFQKVEGKMFSPLAYTLGFALLGALIFTLTLVPALSSILLRKNVKEKHNPVVIFFENGVRRMFNFTYHNQKLSLLVAVGFMALTFMSAKLLGTEFLPDLNEGALWVEAELPMSVSLPEAESINQKMMQILDKFPEVKQTLAQVGRTNDGTDPKGFFDVQIQVDLKNKKDWRKGLTEDELIDQMDQQLRKIPGAVFNYSQPIRDNVEEAVAGVNAALAVKIFGPDFETLDKKADAVMKVLKGVKGVDDLGVLRNLGQPEFRIELDQRKMALYGVSTADANAVIEMAIGGKAATELYEGERRFDVRIRYQKDFRDTQDKIENLMVPTLNGSKIAIKEIADIRTLTGPAFIYRDNNSRYIAVKFSVRGRDLGSTIAEAQSKVNKAVKLDQGYSFAWAGEFENQTRASNTLAHVVPICLLVIFLILFITFGNVKDATLVIMNVPFALIGGILALHITGINFSISAGIGFIALFGVCIQNGVILISVFRKNLEEHMPLDKAILDGVVSRVRPVVMTALMAAIGLMPAAISTGIGSETQKPLAIVVIGGLVTSTILTLLILPVIYAMVYKLIHRRENRKLLKKIGAVS; the protein is encoded by the coding sequence ATGGATAAATTGATTAAAAATATCATCCACTTCTCGCTCAGACACCGGTACTTCGTCTTTTTTTTGACGGGGATTATGGTGCTGCTCGGGATCTGGAGCTACAGCAATACCCCTATTGAAACCTTTCCTGACGTAACCAATACGCAGATCATTATCATCGCCCAGTGGCCCGGCCGCAGTGCAGAGGAGGTGGAGAAATTCATCACCATCCCTATAGAGACGGTGCTCAACTCGGTGCAGAAAAAATCAAACCTGCGTACCACGTCGGCCTTCGGCCTATCATACACCCGTATTATTTTTGATGACGATGTGGATGATGCCTTTGCCCGCCAGCAGGTGCTGAGCCGTCTGGCCAATGCCGATTTACCTGACGGTGTGAAACCTGAGATTGAGCCGCCATACGGGCCAACAGGTGAGATCTATCGTTACACGCTCAAAAGTAAAACCGCATCCCTGCATGAGCTAACAGCTATTCAGGATTGGGTGCTTGACCGTCAGTTTAAAGCCGTACCCGGCGTGGCCGACGTAAACAGCTTTGGCGGCGAAGAGAAAAGCTACGAGGTTAGCGTTAACCCTGCCCTGCTGCGCAAGTATGAACTAACATCGCTGGATGTTTTCAACGCCCTTAACCGCAGTAACATTAACGTGGGCGGCGATGTAATTGAAAAGAACGACCAGGCTTATGTAGTACGTGGCATCGGTGTGATTAATAACGTTGATGAGCTGAAGAACGTCATCATCAAGAACGTTAACAACGTGCCTATTCTGGCCAAAGATGTGGCCGATGTGCACGAAGCCGGTCTGCCGCGACTGGGGCAGGTGAGCCGCGACAAGAAGAAAGACGTAATTGAAGGCATCATTGTAATGCGTAAAGGCGAAAACCCGGCCGAGGTGCTGGATCGCGTACGCGCCAAGGTGAAAGACCTGAATGATAACATACTGCCCAAAGATGTTAAGATTGATACTTTCTACGATCGTACCAACCTGATGGATTTCTGTACCGAAACGGTGATCCATAACCTTTGTGAGGGTATCATCCTGGTAACGGTAATTGTATTCCTCTTCATGGCCGACTGGCGCACTACCGTAACGGTTGCTATCATCATCCCGCTCTCGCTGCTGTTTGCGTTTATCTGTATGCGCATTAAGGGCATGAGTGCCAACCTGCTCAGTATGGGTGCCGTGGATTTTGGTATCATTATAGACGGTGCCGTGGTAATGGTTGAGGGCATCTTTGTAGCGCTTGATCACCGGGCGCGTGAGGTAGGGATGGAGAAATTTAACAAACTAGCCAAGCTAGGGTTATTTAAAAACGTGGGTACAGAGATGGGGAAAGCCATTTTCTTCTCCAAGCTCATCATCCTAACCTGTTTGATGCCGATCTTCGCTTTCCAGAAGGTAGAAGGTAAAATGTTCTCGCCGCTGGCCTACACGCTGGGCTTTGCGCTGCTGGGGGCGTTAATCTTTACGCTGACACTGGTACCGGCCCTATCGAGCATTCTGCTGCGGAAGAACGTGAAGGAGAAACACAACCCTGTGGTAATTTTCTTTGAAAACGGCGTGCGCCGCATGTTCAATTTCACTTATCATAACCAAAAATTGAGCTTATTAGTAGCTGTTGGCTTTATGGCCCTCACTTTTATGTCGGCCAAGTTGCTGGGTACCGAGTTTTTGCCCGACCTGAACGAGGGCGCCCTTTGGGTTGAAGCCGAGTTGCCAATGAGCGTATCGCTGCCAGAGGCCGAAAGCATCAACCAAAAGATGATGCAGATTCTGGACAAGTTCCCCGAGGTGAAACAAACCCTGGCGCAGGTGGGCCGTACTAATGACGGTACCGACCCTAAGGGATTCTTCGACGTGCAGATCCAGGTGGATTTGAAAAACAAAAAAGACTGGCGCAAAGGTTTAACCGAGGATGAACTGATAGACCAGATGGATCAGCAGTTACGCAAAATCCCTGGAGCAGTATTTAACTACTCACAGCCTATTCGTGATAACGTGGAAGAAGCCGTTGCCGGTGTAAACGCCGCCCTGGCTGTTAAGATCTTCGGTCCCGATTTTGAAACGCTGGACAAGAAAGCCGATGCCGTAATGAAAGTACTGAAAGGCGTTAAAGGCGTAGATGATTTAGGTGTACTGAGAAACCTAGGTCAGCCGGAATTCCGTATCGAGCTTGATCAGCGTAAGATGGCGCTTTATGGTGTGTCTACCGCCGATGCCAACGCTGTAATTGAAATGGCCATTGGTGGTAAAGCCGCTACCGAACTTTACGAAGGCGAGCGCCGTTTTGATGTGCGCATCCGCTACCAAAAAGATTTCCGCGATACACAGGATAAGATTGAGAACCTGATGGTACCAACCCTTAACGGTTCAAAAATTGCCATCAAAGAGATTGCTGATATCCGCACGCTGACCGGCCCGGCGTTTATTTACCGTGATAACAACTCACGTTACATCGCCGTAAAATTCTCTGTCCGCGGCCGCGATTTGGGTAGCACCATTGCCGAGGCACAAAGCAAAGTAAACAAAGCCGTTAAGCTTGATCAGGGCTACTCGTTTGCCTGGGCCGGTGAGTTTGAGAACCAAACCCGCGCCTCAAACACCCTGGCGCACGTAGTGCCTATCTGTTTGCTGGTCATCTTCCTCATCCTGTTCATCACCTTCGGTAACGTTAAAGATGCCACGCTGGTAATTATGAACGTGCCTTTCGCCCTCATTGGCGGTATTTTGGCACTGCATATTACTGGTATCAACTTCAGTATATCGGCAGGTATCGGTTTCATTGCATTGTTCGGCGTCTGTATCCAGAACGGGGTAATTCTGATCTCGGTATTCCGCAAAAACCTGGAAGAACACATGCCGCTGGATAAAGCCATCCTG